A portion of the Acanthopagrus latus isolate v.2019 chromosome 21, fAcaLat1.1, whole genome shotgun sequence genome contains these proteins:
- the kcnmb2 gene encoding calcium-activated potassium channel subunit beta-2 — protein sequence MFFVAGTKSRPGSGGGSERRSIYQKFREVDLLDKKKTVTALKPGEDRAILLGLGMILSSVMMYFVLGITILRSYADSVWTEEGVCVVLNSTVTADMNCSYNCGSDCWRVSKYPCLQVYVSVNNTGRVSRLSHNEETQDTSSECFYVPRCQKDSLAMHVMIMNISERLKANQQVPCYYDPSEQQEAVLLTRLYDHSIVVHSLLWPSCMLLGGALIIVMVKLTQYLSRLSEEIGKIKR from the exons ATGTTCTTTGTGGCGGGGACCAAAAGTAGACCAGGCTCGGGAGGAGGGAGCGAAAGGAG GTCAATCTACCAGAAATTCCGTGAGGTAGATTTATTGGACAAAAAGAAGACAGTGACGGCTCTGAAGCCCGGCGAAGACCGAGCCATTCTCCTGGGGCTCGGGATGATCCTCTCTTCAGTCATGATGTACTTTGTCCTGGGCATCACTATCTTACGCTCCTATGCAGACAG TGTGTGGacagaggagggtgtgtgtgttgtactcAACTCCACGGTCACAGCAGACATGAACTGTTCCTACAACTGTGGGTCAGACTGCTGGAGAGTCTCCAAATACCCGTGTCTGCAGGTCTACGTGAGCGTCAATAACACGGGCCGCGTCAGCCGCTTATCTCACAATGAAGAGACCCAGGACACCAGCTCTGAA TGTTTCTATGTGCCCCGGTGCCAGAAGGACAGCCTTGCCATGCATGTCATGATCATGAACATCTCTGAGCGTCTGAAGGCCAACCAGCAGGTCCCTTGTTACTATGACCCCAGCGAGCAGCAGGAGGCGGTGCTGCTGACCCGCCTGTACGACCACAGCATCGTCGTCCACTCGCTGCTGTGGCCCTCCTGCATGCTCCTAGGAGGGGCCCTCATCATCGTCATGGTGAAGCTCACGCAGTACCTCTCCAGGCTCAGCGAGGAAATAGGGAAGATCAAGAGGTGA